CGAACAGGCTGGACAGAGCCCAGACGGCCAGGTAGGAGCGGCTGAGCAGGGGAGCCATGCGTGAGCAGCTGTCCAGGGCACAGAGGCAGTGCCAGGAGTGGGcaggcagcagccccaggcccagggcggcTACCCAAACCCCCACAATGAGCATGACCACACGGCCGCGGGGCATGCGGCTGTGCAGCTGCACGGCCATCACGCTTTGGTGCCGCTCCACGGCAATAGCCAGCAGTGTGGCCACTGACGCAGTCAGGCTTGTGTCCAGCAGACCCTGCCGCACAAACCAGCCCAGGAGCGAGAGCTGGGCTGTGCGCGGGCCAGTGTGGAACATGAGGAAGAGGTAGGCCACACCAGCAAAGAGGTCGGCCGCAGCCAGGTTGCCAAGCAGGTAGTAAATGGGCTGGTGGAAGCGGCGGTTGGAGGCGATGGCCGCAATGATCAACAGGTTGGTCAGCAGCACCAGCACGCTGACGGTCAGCCCCAGCGCCACCACAACAACATCCTTCGGCCGCCAGTAGGAGCTCAGCTCCTTGCCGCTGTTGTTGTAGAAGAAGCCGATGGTCTCATTGTAGTAGCACTGGCCCATGGTGACCTACCTGGGGGCACAGAGGAAAAGGTCAGTGCTGGCAGGGATGGTCCAAAGGACCTAGAAAGGAACAGCACCCAGAGGATAGGGTCGAGACAGGTAGGCCACAGCTTTCAAACTCAAATGCCTCAGGGCAAAGTGTTTTGGGGGACCGGGATGTCCTAGAAAAGCAAGCTCtatggggtgaggtggaggggacAGCTGTTGCTTATTTACTAATAAGACTGTTACAAAGATATCTCCCAAATCAAACGACTACCtaggtttgtttttccttttccagttggttgccttttgtaacttaaagaaacaaaaccaaacccatcTGCTCACCTGCTGCCAGTTTGGGTCCAGTCTGTGCTGTAGGTGGTGGGGGCTAGGGTAGGACAAAGGGGTGTGAGCTgtgaaaggaggggagggaaggtcaGTTTGGTGTCGGGGTCACTGCAGACTGCAGAGCTCAGAAGTCACGTGTGCGCAGGGCGGGATCACTGCAGGGACCCTGCAGGCTGTGGGTGCTCCGGCGTGGAGCTGACTGGGGAGACCTGGGAAGGCGGCGAGCCAGCCCCAGAAGTTGGGAGGCAGACTTTGGGCAAGGGCGCTCCCGAAGCGGCGGGGTATCGGGCCAGTCTGGGACGACCCTGCTGGCTTCCGCGACAAAGGGGGCAGCTGGCGGGGCTTTCCGGAGCCCCAGGCTGAGGGAGGATGTGGGTAGGGGAGAAATGGGCAGCACCCGCCCCGCGGCCACTTGCCGCACCCACCCAGGGACTCGCGTCCACCCCCTCCATGCCGGTCTCACCTAGGCCACCCGTCAAGCCGCAGACGGGACGGCCTCGCGTGGGGTAGGGCCGGGTCCGAGGCCCATAGCCCAGCGACCGTGTAGGAAGTGGCGAGTCTGGGGGCGCTTAGCGCCGCCCGCACACAGCGCAGAGGGCGAGTCCCGCCCCCACggccctgtccctgcccagccccggcgccccgcccccgccacctGGGGGACCCCGGCCTCAGCGGCCCGGAGAAGCCGGAGTCGCCCGGAACCTCAgccccccacttcctccccactTCCGGCGAGACCCCCACCCCGTCCCTGCACACCTACGCGCCCTCAGTTTCGGGCCTTGGGGGTGGCTGAGTCACTCGGGGCGGGAGAATTCCCGCCGTGACCTCACGCTGCCCGGGCTCAGCGCCGGGTGGTCCCAGGGTCCGCACCCCCGCTCCCACCCAACCCCGCTTCCACGCGTCCAATCCGCCGCCGAGCTCCAAGCCACGCCCTGATCCGACTTGGCTCCCACCGCCCGGACCCCCGCCCCACCGCGGCTTCCCTAGCCCGCAGCTACCGCGTGCCACCGCCTCTCCTACCCCTCGGACCTGCTCGGCCCCTACTGACCGTCCCGCCGCACTCTAGTTTCTTGCAATCACGCCCCctcgcccccagcccctggcggcactgccctctgccctgcgcaGGCCTGCGTCGGCCCCGCGCTCCCACGGCCCGGCCCAGAGAACACAGCTCCATTGTCCGGGTTATCTGCACTTTGTTCTATTTGATTATGCAGGACCGGATCGGAGACGTGGAGCCCGAGGAGGGCCGGGCCGGCATGACTCAGCTCGGTGCCCAGGTCCAGCTCGACTGCCTGTAGGTGCTCAGAGAGAGGGGGCCTCGGTTTCCCTGCCGGGTAAAATGGGGCCAGAGGATGCTGCCCTCACCTGGCGAAGAAAGACACTCAAGGGCATAAAGACACAGTTTATTTAGGGACCATCAGACCCCAGGCACCTCCAGATGTCCCGTCTGGGCTGTCACTTCCGCACTCCCAAGAGCTGGTCACTTTAGGTCTGCTAAGGagccaggaggaggtggggaagtggCTACAACCGAAGTAGCAAAAGGCACGCCTGTCCCAGGGGTCAGAGGATCCCAGGGGATCCCAGGGTGGACCCCAAGGATCCTGTGACCTATATTGAACCTGAGTATTGGCCCTGAGTGACCTCTGAACCTGAGTGGCCCTGATGCTTGACAGTGACCTGTGTCTAGTGGGGGGTACATTGCACCAAAAAGGGTTTCAGTCTTCCCCCAGGCCATGCAGTTTTTCCTTATAGGAACTCTCCAGAACCCCCAACATTGAACTCCTGGGGAGAAGTGGGTCTATCTCCTCAGTCCTGAGCAATTTGGTCAGAGCGCTGGGATGGTCAGAGATGGTCCTCGGCTTCCTCCTCTTCAGGCTGGGGGGCCGGGCAGCAGGTGGCCTTGGGCACAGCCTCTGTCTGCAGCTTGGAGAGTAGCCTGGCTGTCTCCTGGGTAATTTCAAAATGCTTGGGCAGCGTGGTGCGGCGCAGGGGGCTGTCCTCGGGGGTGGCAGGAGTAgggcccagccccttcctccGCAAGCTCCCTTGGGACCCTGATGTGACAGGGGTCTCTTCGCATAATTTGGAAGCCACCAGGGCCAAGCTGGACAGCTGGTGGGTGACAGGTCGCACGCCCCCCCGGGAATACTTCACTGGCTGGCGGCTGAAGTAATTACGGGACTGTGTCCCCAGAAGTGAGTCCTCGGGGCCTTGGCTGGACACTGTGGAATGAGGTGGTCATTGCTGAGCATCCCCAAGTCCTCTAggggtccccagcccctggggagtCATCTCTCAGCCAACCTATCCTGAGCAGGGGCACCCGCAGAACTCCTGGGTTACTCCCCAACACACTCACCTTCCCCGCTCTCATCTTTCCTATCATCGGCCACTTCTTCTTTCTGGTCACTCTGTAAAGTTGGAATCTGTAGGGAGAAACCCAAGACCAAGACCCTAACAATGAAATTGCAGTTCTTTGAGACTCTTGGAGAACTGAGGGTTTGTTCCTGCACCTGCAAGTTCCTTTGTAGTTCTGGTGTTTGGGGAGAGATAATGCCCTTAACAGTGGACTGCTGGTCCTGCTGTGCAGGGCAATGGCATTGGTCTCGGCGGCGGGCTCTGTGAGGGCAGCAGCGCCTTGGCTCAGCGGAGGGCCAGGCCAGGTTGTGACTTAACCATCCCCACACGAGGTAAATCTCCTTTCTGCTCTATTCTCTGCCATATTATGCCTGCTTTTTAGCTGTACATTTTCACTGTTCTGTCTTTAACTAAATAAATGCTAATAGCAGCTAGAGTTCTTtccatgtgtcagacactgtccTGAGCCCTTTCTGAGCCATTTTGGTGCGCAGAGTCCCGCCGCACACCGGCAGCCCCTTTCCCAGCCTGGGGCCGCCATGGAGGAGATCTGTGCTCTCAGGAATGGCAGGTGTAGCAGAGAAGGAGGGTCAGGGAAACCTCCCAAGGAGTCTCACCTGTAAATGGTTTTCACTAACAGTCTCTACGACTCAGGGCTGTGGGGAGAACGACAGGAAGCCTATAGAGTGCCCACGCATAGTAGGTGGTGGCCCACAGACTGCTCTTTGGCTCTACGCCTGACCACCTTCTCATTCGTTACAACGTGAAGCTGCGCCTTGAACACACCAGGCgtgctcccacctcagggcctctgcattGGCTATTCCCTTCGCCTGGAACACACTTCTCTTGATTTCCACCCAGTTTATTTCTCCCTGATATCCTCCCAGTCTTTGCTCAAATCCACCTTCTCCGTGAGACCTGTCCACACCATCCTACTTACTGCTATAAACTGTCCGTCACCTCTCACCTTGGTGTCCCTGACATCCCTTACCTTTGATATgctaccttttcttttctccacaataCTTGTCACCATGTAACATCCTATATAACTAACTCTGTATCATATTTCTTGTTTATTAATGGTTTCTTTCCCACAAGAATGTAGGCACCAAGAGCACGGGGTCTTTGAATATTCTGCTCACTGATGTGTGGATGTAATGCCTAGAACAATGCTTGGTACATAGCAGGTGTCAATAAATATTCTGCTGGAGGAATGAGTGATC
This window of the Desmodus rotundus isolate HL8 chromosome 9, HLdesRot8A.1, whole genome shotgun sequence genome carries:
- the LPAR2 gene encoding lysophosphatidic acid receptor 2, whose product is MGQCYYNETIGFFYNNSGKELSSYWRPKDVVVVALGLTVSVLVLLTNLLIIAAIASNRRFHQPIYYLLGNLAAADLFAGVAYLFLMFHTGPRTAQLSLLGWFVRQGLLDTSLTASVATLLAIAVERHQSVMAVQLHSRMPRGRVVMLIVGVWVAALGLGLLPAHSWHCLCALDSCSRMAPLLSRSYLAVWALSSLFVFLLMVAVYTRIFFYVRGRVQRMAGHVSCHPRYRETTLSLVKTVVIILGAFVVCWTPGQVVLLLDGLDCKSCNVLAVEKYFLLLAEANSLVNAVVYSCRDAEMRRTFRRLLCCLCLRRSTRDSPRYTASTQTGANTRIMLSKNGHPLMDSTL